A genome region from Procambarus clarkii isolate CNS0578487 chromosome 78, FALCON_Pclarkii_2.0, whole genome shotgun sequence includes the following:
- the LOC123750116 gene encoding uncharacterized protein — MNTTTLQLYRMSPPPAKKRCQSNEEDIREFKEYWTEKFGMIKKDDKALCIFCSDTVVCRTSSVKRHFENVHKNLSNKTEEEQREFISRELSKTKTQAKTFMNYISGRPSSNLVAASFEVSKVIAQHGKPLCDGEYIKEAWLECAPFLFDNFSEKKKIIQRIKGL, encoded by the exons ATGAATACTACTACTCTACA ATTGTACagaatgtcaccaccaccagctaagaAACGATGTCAGTCAAATGAAGAGGATATTAGAGAATTTAAGGAATACTGGACTGAAAAGTTTGGCATGATTAAGAAggatgataaagctttatgcattTTCTGTTCTGACACAGTTGTTTGTAGAACTTCTTCTGTaaagagacattttgaaaatgttCATAAGAACTTAAGCAATAAAACTGAGGAGGAACAAAGAGAATTCATTTCTCGTGAACTGAGCAAGACAAAAACACAAGCTAAAACTTTTATGAATTATATTTCAGGTAGGCCCAGTTCCAACTTAGTTGCTGCTAGTTTTGAAGTTTCAAAAGTTATTGCCCAACACGGAAAGCCTCTCTGTGATGGGGAGTATATTAAAGAAGCTTGGCTAGAATGTGCACCTTTTCTTTTTGACAACTTTTCAGAAAAGAAAAAGATTATTCAGCGCATTAAAGGCCTTTAA